Genomic DNA from Nonomuraea rubra:
TGACTTGACCGCGGCACGCGCCACCGGCCTGATCGACGCGCTGACCACCACAGGCGTACAGACCTTCGCCGACAAGGGATACCAAGGCGCAGGCGGCAGCATCCGCACGCCGTTCAAAGGCCATCGACTGCGGCCACCGCTGTCACGCCATCAGCGCTCGGTCAACCGCGCACACGCCCGCATCCGCGCCTGCGGCGAACGCGCCGTCGCCACCTTGAAGACCTGGAAAGTCCTGACCCGCCTGCGCTGCTGCCCGCACCGCGCCACCACCATCGTGCAGGCCATCCTCGTCCTGCAACTCATCGAAGAGGGCCGCTACGCAGGATGAAAAGCGCTCAAGGAGCGAGACCATGCGATTCGACGACTACCGCGTTGTCATCACTGCCGCCGGCCGCGACTTCGGGCGAACTCTGGCCATCCGGCTCGCAGACCTCGGCGCGGAGGTCTTCCTGTCCGCACGCACCCTCGCCGCCGCCGAGCGCGTCCGCGACGAGATCCGCGCCCGAGGCCATCGGCAGGTCCACGCCTTCGCCTGCGACCTGACGGACCCCGCCTCGATCCGCGACTTCGCCTCCGGCGTCACCCAGCACACCGACCGCGTCGACATCCTCATCAACAACGGCTCGCGCTACCTCGAAGGGCCGGACCTCCAGTCAGCCTCCGACGCCGACGTCGTCGACACCATCGCCTCCGGCGCAACGGGCACCGTCCTGACCGTGAAGAACTTCCTCCCCCTCCTCCTCAACTCCGACAAGCCAGACGTGGTGACGATGGTCTCCGCCTGCGGAACGGCCGGCCACCACCGCTCGAACGCACACGACGCCTTCTACGCGGCCAAGAGCGCCCAAGCCGGCTTCACCGAAATCCTCTCCAAGCGCCTGCGCCCCCAGGGAGTCCGGGTGATATCGCTCTACCCGCCCGACTTCGACAACACCGACCCCCTCTCTGAGGAGTGGAACTCCACACCCCGGGAGGCCAAGGACGCCCTCACCGCACAGTCGCTCGTGGACTGCATCCTGTTCGCGGTCACCCAGCCCCGTGACTGCTTCATCAAGGCCTTCCACTTCGAACAGGTCTGAGCGCTCGCTCTACCCCTGCTCAAAGGCGGCAGGTCCTTCGGCGATCTGCCATGTGGCACACATCATCGATCTCGATCCGGCCGTGGCCGAAACCGCGTCCCTCCCGTGTGGATATGCCGCCCGCAGAGCCTCGATAGGAGCGCCCTGGTTGTTTGAGGAGTGGCACTACGAAGAGGACGAGTAGGGCCTGAGCCGCGCATCCAGCGACACCGCGCCCGGTCGGCATGCGCCACAACTACCTGCCCGGCGGGAAGCGCCCGGTGCCCTGGTCTGCTGGTTGCGTCCGCGGGAGTGGTGTACGAGTTGGGCCTGGTCGCAGGGCAACGCGACGCACCTCTTCCGTCAAGAACGAGCCCGCCAGTTTCGAGATCATCCACAGCCGTCCACGACTCTCCGATCACATGACGTCGGGTCGCGAAACTCTACCGAGGCAGGCCCCCTTCGGACTGCCATTCTCCGACACCTCGCAAGGTACCGACCAAAATGTCGGCCCCATGGGCCATGATCAGTGGCGCACGTGTCCCTGCGTCATCCAAGGAGTGTCATGGCTGCCACCGACGACGACGGATGGTGGATCGTCGGCTATGACGGGTGGTCAGACCTCGACCTGATCCGTGACCGGCTCACCGCGGGCGCTGATCCCAACTCTGGCGTGCGCATCTTTGACAAGCCGCTACACGTCGCGGCCGAGCAGGGATCGCCTGAAGTGGTCGCCGAGCTGGCCATGCGGGTCGACGACGTCGATGCGGAACATCGAGGCCGTACCGCGCTTTGGATGGCCGTCTTCGAAGGCCGCGTGGACAACGCCCGGGCCCTTCTCGCCGCTGGGGCGGACCCTTGGCGCCTCATGATGGACGGCTGGTCCCCCGGCCGTCTCAGTCTGGCCGACCCCACCCCTGACCTCTTCCCCGTCCCCTCTCCGGAGACCGGTCTGTCCGAGGCCGAGGCCGCCGCCGCGGCAGAAGCCAAACGTCTCATCCTTGCCCTGGGAGACTTCTACTACGGCGGCCTGAGCCTGGCCTGCGTGGCCGACGTGAGCGCGGCCGAGGCAACAGCGCGCCTCGAAGCCGCACCTGCCGACGACGTGGACATCGACGTTCTCTACGAGACCTGGTGGAACGTCCCGGACGCCGACATGATCGTCGGCATCACGGATGTGCCCGGCGGCTGCGTCATCACCCAACCCTGGGGTTTCACCCCATCCACACCCGGCGTCGTTAAGCGCGTCTCACAGGGCACTGTCTGCTACAGCATGTACTCCAATCCCAAAGGCGGCATCTTCGGGTACATCGCCCGAGATTGCGCGGTCGTAGCCTGGGAGCCGGACAGTGCCTACATGGTCCCCCCGGACGCTAGGGCCGACAAGATCCTCGCTGCCTACCTCTACCGCAACCACCCTGTGGCGTTTTGTTGCGGTGGCGCAGGACTGCGCCTGATGGACGCTCAGCCGATCACCGCACCCGGTACCTGGCTGCAGCTGCCCAAGCAGGACTACTCAATCTGACGTACGGACGGGATCTTCCCGAAACCGCGAAATCAGCTTCACTAAAGATCCATGTGACTGTCTTCCGTTGGTGTACGACAACCATCGCAAGTGACCTCAGCCCGCTCATCCGATGGCAAGGGACCGTACGGGGGGGACGCCGGGCCCGAGGACGGGAAGCCCGCGGCACCTTCGCCCGATGGGAAGTACAGATCATGGGAACATTGCCTTTTACCCGTCGACGCACCTGTAGCCATCGGCATCCCAGCAGTCGTCGGCCGCCGAGGCCAAGATCTCCACGTCATGGGCTCCCTCGACCAACACGTTAACGATCCGCTCCCCGAACTTCTTGGTCAAGTCGTATGCGTCGCACCCAGCAGCGCAGTCCCGAGTGCGCTCGGAGGCCGGGCCGCTGCTCCACCCCGCCTTCGCGAAGGCGGCAACGACGTTCTCCGGCTTCACATTCTCAATGGAGACATACACATACGACCCGTACGTCGAGGAATCACAGTCGCTCTGGTCCTCCATGGACCCGACCAGCCCAGCGTGGGAGAGAACGGGACTCAACGCCTTCCGGACAAGGGCGTTCTCATAATTCGCCCGTTTCTGACACAACCCCTCATTCGCGGCCACTGCCATGACTCCGTACCCAGAAGAGAAGACAATGGTCAGGACGATGAGGACCATCACCAGCCAGGGGTCTCTCACCTTCGCTCTCGCCGGATGCGACTTGATCACGGCGCCAGTCACCCACAGACCTCACAATCGACACGTGCTCCCACGAGCAGGGCCACGGTGGCCTCCAGCAAGAGAAGCACATCCATATGATCGAATAGCGGGCACACCATAGAGATTCGGTGCAGAATCAAGCCTTGCTACCTCGGCACGTCCAGGCGGCACTGTGCCCTGCCCGCGTCGCGCCGGTGAGTTTCTGCCGACGGCCATGCACATTCGATGCGCGGCGGGGCCGGCCCGGAGAGGCCGCACGCCCGCCCGGACCGCCCGGCCGCCCTATCGGGCGGCGACTTGAACGCGTATAGAACGTGTAACCACTCAGCCGCCGTCAGGGCCGCCGCCACTGTCTTGCTGCCGCTCAGGTGCGGCTCTCGGCTCCCAAGGGTACGACCGCGTGAGTGTGTTCCAGCGATACACCCATTCCGGCTCTAGGACTCGGTTCTGGACGATCAGGGCGACGCGATCGACGGTCACCTTGACCGGCTCCGTTTCGACACCGCTCAGCGCCTCCACTCCTCCGAACTCACAGATCAGCGTGACCATGAACGTCTACACCCAGATCCCAAGCCCGGAGACCCGCAAGGCACTCGACCGACTCAACGACCGGCTGGCTAACGGCGATCAAGGCCAGGACCAGGCGAGCTAACGCGGTTGCTGTACGGCGCTGCTGTACAGAGATCAAAAAGACCCCTTCCAAGACGAGGAAGGGGCCTTTGAGCTGCAGAGCCGACGAGGGGAATCGAACCCCTGACCTTCTGTTTACAAGACAGATGCTCTGCCGATTGAGCTACGTCGGCACGGCCTACCAGTGTAGACGCTAGCGACGCCTGTGACGAGCGACTTCATACAGCGCCACCCCAGCCGCCACGCCCGCGTTGAGCGACTCCGCGGCCGCCTGCATCGGGATGCGGGCCACCACGTCGCACTGCTCCCGCACCAGCCGCGACAGCCCCTTGCCCTCCGAGCCGACGACGACCACCAGTGGCTCGGTCAGCAGGTCGACGTCGCCGATGTCGGTTTCGCCGGCGCCGTCGAGGCCGATGATGAAGATGCCGGACTCGCGGTATTCGCGCAGGGCCGCCGTCAGGTTGGCGGCGCGGGCGACGCGGAGGCTGGCGAGGGTGCCCGCGGAGGTCTTCCAGGCGCCGCCCGTGACGCCGGCCGAGCGGCGGGACGGGATGAGCAGGCCGTGGGCGCCGAAGGCGGTGGCGGAGCGGGCGATGGCGCCGAGGTTGCGGGGGTCGGTGACCGAGTCGAGGGCCACGATGAGCGGGGTCTCGGCGGTGTCGTGGGCGAGGTCGATCAGCTCCGACGGGTGGGCGTAGTCGTACGCCGGGATCTGGAGTGCGATGCCCTGGTGGACGCCGCCCTCGGTCAGGCGGTCGAGCTTGTCGCGGGTGACCTCGAGGAGGGCGATGCCGCGTTCGGCCGCGATCTTGATGGAGTCGCGTACGCGGTCGTCGTTGTCGATGCGCTGGGCGACGTAGAGGGCGCTGGCCGGCACCCCCGCCTGCAGGGCCTCCAGCACCGGGTTGCGGCCGCCGACG
This window encodes:
- a CDS encoding SDR family oxidoreductase codes for the protein MRFDDYRVVITAAGRDFGRTLAIRLADLGAEVFLSARTLAAAERVRDEIRARGHRQVHAFACDLTDPASIRDFASGVTQHTDRVDILINNGSRYLEGPDLQSASDADVVDTIASGATGTVLTVKNFLPLLLNSDKPDVVTMVSACGTAGHHRSNAHDAFYAAKSAQAGFTEILSKRLRPQGVRVISLYPPDFDNTDPLSEEWNSTPREAKDALTAQSLVDCILFAVTQPRDCFIKAFHFEQV
- a CDS encoding ankyrin repeat domain-containing protein, which gives rise to MAATDDDGWWIVGYDGWSDLDLIRDRLTAGADPNSGVRIFDKPLHVAAEQGSPEVVAELAMRVDDVDAEHRGRTALWMAVFEGRVDNARALLAAGADPWRLMMDGWSPGRLSLADPTPDLFPVPSPETGLSEAEAAAAAEAKRLILALGDFYYGGLSLACVADVSAAEATARLEAAPADDVDIDVLYETWWNVPDADMIVGITDVPGGCVITQPWGFTPSTPGVVKRVSQGTVCYSMYSNPKGGIFGYIARDCAVVAWEPDSAYMVPPDARADKILAAYLYRNHPVAFCCGGAGLRLMDAQPITAPGTWLQLPKQDYSI
- the rlmB gene encoding 23S rRNA (guanosine(2251)-2'-O)-methyltransferase RlmB, which encodes MAAGGRASGRPAKKKGPAKGTGGQNRRSLEGRGATPPAEMRHWYKDKARAERVAREERGGTRRAAPARQQRRSEDAPDYVGGRNPVLEALQAGVPASALYVAQRIDNDDRVRDSIKIAAERGIALLEVTRDKLDRLTEGGVHQGIALQIPAYDYAHPSELIDLAHDTAETPLIVALDSVTDPRNLGAIARSATAFGAHGLLIPSRRSAGVTGGAWKTSAGTLASLRVARAANLTAALREYRESGIFIIGLDGAGETDIGDVDLLTEPLVVVVGSEGKGLSRLVREQCDVVARIPMQAAAESLNAGVAAGVALYEVARHRRR